A section of the Vanessa tameamea isolate UH-Manoa-2023 chromosome 29, ilVanTame1 primary haplotype, whole genome shotgun sequence genome encodes:
- the LOC135194391 gene encoding histone H2B: MPPKTSGKAAKKSGKAQKNISKSDKKKKKHKRKESYAIYIYKVLKQVHPDTGISSKAMSIMNSFVNDIFERIAAEASRLAHYNKRSTITSREVQTSVRLLLPGELAKHAVSEGTKAVTKYTSSK, from the coding sequence ATGCCGCCTAAGACTAGCGGAAAGGCCGCCAAGAAATCGGGCAAAGCTCAGAAGAACATCTCCAAGTCggacaagaagaagaagaagcataAGAGGAAGGAGAGCTACGCAATCTACATTTACAAAGTACTGAAACAGGTACATCCCGACACCGGTATCTCGAGTAAGGCCATGTCGATCATGAACTCTTTCGTGAACGATATCTTCGAGCGCATCGCCGCCGAGGCTTCTCGTCTCGCTCACTACAACAAGCGATCGACGATCACCTCGAGGGAGGTGCAGACTTCGGTGAGGCTTCTTCTGCCCGGCGAGCTCGCCAAGCACGCCGTGAGCGAAGGTACTAAGGCCGTAACGAAGTACACGAGCTCCAAGTAA
- the LOC135194396 gene encoding histone H1B-like, which translates to MADTAIATEAPAPATPAKKPKASAAAAGGAAAKKPKAKPTHPKTSEMVNSAIKELKERSGSSLQAIKKYIAAQYKVDSEKLAPFIRKYLKSAVESGALIQTKGKGASGSFKLESKSSASKKPAGAGIGGASGGKAASSAASGKSKKATSSAPVAGKGAAAGKKAAAGGASSGAAAAASSPSKSKAKATIKDKKAAAAKKKPAAAKKAVAAAAPSKAKGAASKAKKTAKPPTKKPKAPKPKKAAAATPKSKPTAKKASAAAAKK; encoded by the coding sequence atggccgaCACAGCTATAGCAACCGAAGCGCCGGCACCGGCGACCCCTGCGAAGAAACCGAAGGCGTCCGCGGCCGCCGCCGGTGGCGCCGCCGCCAAGAAACCGAAGGCGAAACCTACTCATCCTAAAACATCCGAAATGGTGAACAGCGCCATCAAAGAGTTGAAGGAACGTAGCGGTTCGTCGCTTCAGGCGATCAAGAAATACATCGCGGCTCAATACAAAGTCGATTCTGAGAAATTGGCTCCGTTCATCAGAAAGTATCTCAAGAGCGCCGTCGAATCGGGTGCACTGATACAGACGAAGGGCAAGGGCGCATCGGGTTCGTTCAAACTAGAGTCGAAATCGTCCGCTTCGAAGAAACCGGCGGGTGCCGGAATCGGAGGCGCGTCCGGCGGCAAGGCCGCATCCTCGGCCGCTTCGGGTAAGTCGAAGAAGGCGACGTCCTCCGCTCCCGTCGCCGGCAAGGGCGCCGCCGCGGGCAAGAAAGCGGCCGCCGGCGGTGCGTCGTCcggtgcggcggcggcggcgtcaTCGCCGTCCAAATCGAAGGCGAAGGCGACGATAAAGGATAAGAAAGCTGCAGCCGCTAAAAAGAAACCGGCAGCCGCTAAGAAGGCCGTCGCGGCGGCCGCTCCTTCGAAGGCGAAGGGCGCCGCATCGAAGGCGAAGAAGACTGCGAAACCGCCGACTAAGAAACCTAAAGCCCCGAAACCGAAGAAGGCCGCCGCCGCTACGCCGAAGTCGAAACCGACAGCTAAGAAAGCATCCGCCGCCGCCGCTAAAAAGTAA
- the LOC135194402 gene encoding histone H2A: protein MSGRGKGGKVKGKAKSRSNRAGLQFPVGRIHRLLRKGNYAERVGAGAPVYLAAVMEYLAAEVLELAGNAARDNKKTRIIPRHLQLAIRNDEELNKLLSGVTIAQGGVLPNIQAVLLPKKTEKKA, encoded by the coding sequence ATGTCCGGTCGCGGTAAAGGAGGCAAAGTCAAGGGGAAGGCAAAGTCGCGTTCGAACCGTGCCGGTCTACAGTTTCCGGTCGGACGTATACACAGACTCCTCAGGAAGGGTAACTACGCAGAGCGCGTCGGTGCCGGTGCACCCGTGTATCTCGCGGCCGTCATGGAATACCTAGCCGCTGAAGTACTCGAGTTGGCCGGCAACGCCGCCCGCGACAACAAGAAGACCAGGATCATACCGAGACATCTACAGTTGGCGATCCGTAACGACGAGGAGCTGAACAAGTTGCTCTCGGGCGTGACTATCGCACAAGGTGGCGTCCTACCTAACATCCAAGCCGTACTTCTGCCCAAGAAGACCGAGAAGAAGGCTTAA
- the LOC135194399 gene encoding histone H3 — protein MARTKQTARKSTGGKAPRKQLATKAARKSAPATGGVKKPHRYRPGTVALREIRRYQKSTELLIRKLPFQRLVREIAQDFKTDLRFQSSAVMALQEASEAYLVGLFEDTNLCAIHAKRVTIMPKDIQLARRIRGERA, from the coding sequence ATGGCTCGTACTAAGCAGACGGCCCGAAAATCTACCGGTGGTAAGGCACCGCGCAAGCAGCTCGCCACCAAGGCGGCTCGCAAGAGCGCTCCTGCCACGGGAGGTGTGAAGAAACCTCATCGTTACAGACCCGGTACGGTCGCCCTTCGTGAGATCCGTCGTTACCAGAAGAGCACTGAGCTTCTGATCCGCAAACTGCCATTCCAGCGTCTCGTTCGTGAGATCGCTCAAGACTTCAAGACCGATCTCCGTTTCCAGAGTTCCGCCGTAATGGCCCTGCAGGAAGCAAGCGAAGCTTATCTCGTCGGTCTCTTCGAAGACACGAACCTGTGCGCTATCCACGCTAAGCGTGTGACGATCATGCCTAAGGATATTCAATTGGCGCGCAGGATCCGAGGAGAACGTGCCTAA
- the LOC135194407 gene encoding histone H4, whose product MTGRGKGGKGLGKGGAKRHRKVLRDNIQGITKPAIRRLARRGGVKRISGLIYEETRGVLKVFLENVIRDAVTYTEHAKRKTVTAMDVVYALKRQGRTLYGFGG is encoded by the coding sequence ATGACCGGTCGCGGTAAAGGTGGAAAGGGTCTGGGGAAAGGAGGCGCGAAGCGACACAGGAAAGTGCTCCGTGATAACATCCAAGGTATCACGAAACCGGCCATCCGTCGTCTCGCACGCAGAGGCGGTGTGAAACGTATATCCGGTCTGATATACGAAGAGACTCGCGGTGTCCTCAAAGTGTTCCTCGAGAACGTAATCCGCGACGCCGTCACCTACACCGAGCACGCGAAGAGGAAGACCGTCACCGCCATGGACGTAGTGTACGCCCTGAAACGTCAGGGACGTACTCTGTACGGTTTCGGcggttaa